From Zhongshania aliphaticivorans, one genomic window encodes:
- a CDS encoding Bax inhibitor-1/YccA family protein, whose protein sequence is MQDKSVFQTGAHAQPVLETNKVLRNTYMLLGMTLVTSALCAGLAMALNIGHGTGLVLSILGFVMLFVVHKTADSSKGIIAIFVFTGLLGAALGPMLKMYLSLPNGGELVMQALGGTALVFFGLSAYVLTTRKDFSFLGGFLMIGLLVMVVASIANLFFQVPAASLAISAAAVFIMSGLILFDTSRIIHGGETNYIRATVALYLDIYNLFVHLLHLLGIFGSDD, encoded by the coding sequence ATGCAAGACAAATCGGTCTTTCAGACAGGCGCGCACGCCCAGCCCGTTCTCGAAACCAACAAGGTGCTGCGCAATACTTATATGCTGCTAGGCATGACCCTTGTCACTAGCGCACTCTGCGCTGGCCTGGCAATGGCCCTCAACATCGGCCATGGCACTGGACTAGTTTTGTCCATACTCGGCTTTGTCATGCTGTTTGTAGTCCACAAAACCGCAGATTCAAGCAAAGGCATTATTGCCATATTTGTATTCACTGGCCTATTGGGTGCAGCCCTCGGACCAATGCTAAAAATGTACCTCTCGCTACCCAATGGCGGCGAGCTAGTAATGCAGGCTCTTGGCGGCACCGCCCTGGTGTTCTTTGGCCTTTCAGCCTATGTATTAACTACCCGTAAAGACTTCTCCTTTCTCGGCGGTTTTTTGATGATCGGTTTGCTGGTCATGGTCGTTGCCAGCATTGCGAACCTATTTTTCCAGGTGCCCGCGGCATCGCTGGCAATTTCAGCCGCAGCCGTATTTATTATGTCTGGTTTGATTTTGTTTGATACCAGCAGAATCATCCATGGCGGCGAAACAAATTATATTCGCGCGACCGTCGCCCTCTATCTGGATATTTACAATCTGTTTGTACACTTACTGCATTTGCTTGGCATTTTTGGTAGCGATGATTAA
- a CDS encoding HAD-IA family hydrolase: MLIIFDWDGTILDSSDKIVACMQAGAREFGVEERAAEDIRNIIGLELSIAIAALYPELSADEVEALRAAYVRSFILADQQPCQMFAGVEESLRALKAAGHDLCVATGKSRRGLDRVFAGLPISSLFSASRCADETASKPDPLMLAQLCAERGYEPTSALMVGDTEYDLEMASRIAMPSVGVSYGVHSVARLQRWQPLAVIDYFSGLLPIVGELSR, encoded by the coding sequence ATGCTTATAATTTTTGATTGGGATGGCACGATATTAGACTCCAGCGATAAGATTGTGGCCTGCATGCAGGCTGGGGCGCGGGAGTTTGGCGTGGAAGAGCGCGCCGCTGAGGACATTCGCAATATTATCGGCCTGGAGCTGAGCATTGCTATTGCTGCTTTATACCCAGAGTTGAGCGCGGATGAGGTTGAGGCGTTGCGGGCGGCCTATGTTCGCAGCTTTATTTTGGCAGATCAGCAGCCCTGCCAGATGTTTGCTGGCGTTGAAGAGAGCTTGCGGGCTTTAAAAGCAGCTGGTCATGATTTGTGCGTTGCAACGGGTAAGAGTCGTCGCGGCCTAGATCGGGTTTTTGCTGGCTTACCGATAAGCTCGCTGTTTAGTGCGAGTCGCTGTGCTGACGAAACTGCGTCAAAGCCCGATCCACTGATGCTTGCGCAGTTGTGTGCAGAGCGGGGTTACGAACCGACATCGGCGCTGATGGTGGGTGATACCGAGTACGACTTAGAGATGGCAAGCCGTATTGCTATGCCAAGCGTGGGTGTTTCTTACGGCGTGCATAGCGTTGCGCGGCTGCAGCGTTGGCAGCCTTTGGCTGTTATTGATTACTTCTCTGGCTTGCTACCTATTGTGGGTGAGCTGTCTCGCTGA
- a CDS encoding TusE/DsrC/DsvC family sulfur relay protein: MAAIIVNGCSIATDPDGFLKDLKDWSPAVAEELAAEADIKLSDSHWQLIQLVQHYYQQFGLSPAMRPLIKYAKLTLGDDKGNSLYFLKHFPGSPAKLLSKIAGLPRPDNCL, translated from the coding sequence ATGGCGGCGATAATCGTAAATGGCTGCAGCATCGCCACCGACCCTGATGGCTTTCTCAAAGACCTCAAAGATTGGTCCCCCGCCGTCGCCGAGGAGCTCGCCGCGGAAGCCGACATTAAGCTTAGCGATAGCCACTGGCAATTAATCCAGCTCGTACAGCACTATTATCAGCAATTTGGCCTGTCCCCCGCGATGCGGCCACTGATAAAATACGCCAAGCTAACGCTCGGCGACGACAAGGGTAACAGCCTGTATTTTCTTAAGCACTTTCCCGGCAGCCCGGCAAAGTTACTCAGTAAAATTGCCGGGCTGCCCCGCCCCGACAACTGCCTGTAA
- the rluC gene encoding 23S rRNA pseudouridine(955/2504/2580) synthase RluC yields MESEKVINPVVRLVAVEADYVGQRIDNFLMRELKGVPKSRIYNLLRRGEVRVNKSRAKPDYKLQTGDVVRVPPVRVAVREESAVPLGLDAGLRSAILYEDAGLLVINKPSGLAVHGGSGISLGLIEALRQMYPEQRHLELVHRLDRDTSGCVMVAKKRSVLKQLHELLKARKGVDKRYLALVGGKWPARKQQVNAPLQKNVLSSGERMVRVELEGKKSVTEYTLLRRVAGASLIEARPVTGRTHQIRVHCQYAGYPILGDDKYGDDGADANFRKLGLKRLFLHAHSLAFTLDGKRISVVAPLPPELEKVLENAGSEL; encoded by the coding sequence GTGGAATCCGAAAAAGTCATCAATCCCGTGGTTCGTTTGGTGGCGGTCGAGGCTGACTATGTCGGTCAGCGTATCGATAATTTCTTAATGAGAGAGTTAAAAGGTGTCCCTAAGTCTAGGATTTATAACCTTTTAAGGCGGGGCGAGGTGCGGGTGAATAAGTCTCGCGCGAAACCAGATTACAAATTGCAAACCGGCGACGTCGTGAGGGTGCCGCCGGTGCGAGTGGCGGTGCGTGAAGAGTCCGCCGTTCCGCTGGGCTTGGATGCCGGTTTGCGCTCGGCGATCCTGTATGAAGATGCTGGTTTGCTGGTTATTAACAAACCGTCGGGCTTGGCTGTGCATGGTGGTAGCGGAATATCCTTGGGTTTGATTGAAGCGCTGCGGCAAATGTATCCCGAGCAGCGCCATCTGGAATTGGTGCATCGTCTTGATCGTGATACGTCGGGCTGCGTAATGGTTGCCAAAAAACGCAGCGTGCTCAAGCAGCTTCATGAGCTATTAAAAGCGCGTAAAGGTGTCGATAAGCGTTATTTGGCGCTGGTTGGCGGTAAGTGGCCAGCTCGGAAGCAGCAGGTGAATGCGCCGCTGCAGAAAAATGTGCTGTCGTCGGGGGAGCGCATGGTGCGGGTTGAGCTTGAGGGTAAAAAGTCGGTAACCGAATATACCCTGCTGCGCCGAGTTGCTGGCGCTAGTTTGATTGAGGCGCGACCTGTCACTGGGCGAACTCATCAGATTCGGGTGCACTGCCAATACGCGGGCTATCCGATTCTTGGCGACGATAAATACGGCGATGACGGGGCGGACGCGAATTTCCGCAAGCTTGGTTTGAAGCGCTTGTTTTTACATGCTCATTCTTTGGCGTTTACTTTAGATGGTAAGCGAATCTCGGTGGTGGCGCCGCTGCCTCCAGAGTTAGAGAAAGTATTAGAAAATGCGGGTAGTGAATTGTAA
- the rne gene encoding ribonuclease E → MKRMLINATQPEELRVALVDGQRLFDLDIENRTRVQKKANVYKGTITRVEPSLEAAFVDFGAERHGFLPLKEISKEYFYRNPADGSGGRAKIKDLVKEGTQVIVQVEKEERGNKGAALTTFISLAGRYMVLMPNNPRAGGISRRIEGDERTELRDALNSINIPDAMGVIVRTAGVGRSSEELQWDLDYLLHLWSAIKQASEERKAPILILQESNVIIRAIRDYLRDDIDQVLIDSEESYNEAMHFVEQVMPHFKSKIRLYKDQVPLFNRYQIESQIESAFQREVQLPSGGSIVIDPTEALVSIDINSARATKGGDIEETALQTNLEAADEIARQLRLRDIGGLIVVDFIDMLAAKNQREVENRVRDAMEPDRARIQIGRISRFGLLEMSRQRLRPSLGETSAKVCPRCSGQGTIRDTNSLALSILRLVEEEANKEKSAEIRAIVPVNVASYLLNEKRTAIYDIEQRSGVRVMVIPTPALDTPHFEVVRLRESDLGDEQEISYKIVADLEAEKEISDEVVSTPAPAAAVVRTLAPKAPAPAATEAVAAKTPATPAATGEGFFSKLGKSLSGLFKTAEPEPEPEPAPAPKRRNEGNRNSNNPRQGNRNNRGGRNRRSPDQRQARDDNRVTDNRSNRVEAQAAKVEAPIEAAETPANTENEGQARPKRRPGNRRPRNQQERRRTPAPSDDTAVATENQVNNKATDATDAAIAEKAATATPETKPANTAPAAKKPTAEENEFTPITPTTTARFVPEQNETVATEAPPSPAVAAEKTTENTVQTEAAPIAAPTPEPVIAAPAPEAVTIKPAEPVASTFSEPAPAPEATVETAAASEVVAAPEVATSADKEIPATVASAEIETEADTSPQAKPAAEKIAKPVSKPVAKTPASETAAVKPRPVGRASNDPRVAPKPLKALEIVTSQPQAPKLDPSIIAQPSPNRPAAPRAANDPRN, encoded by the coding sequence ATGAAAAGAATGCTTATTAACGCAACTCAACCAGAAGAGTTGCGCGTTGCCCTCGTCGATGGCCAACGCTTGTTTGACCTGGATATCGAAAATCGCACCCGCGTACAAAAGAAAGCCAACGTCTACAAAGGGACCATAACCCGCGTAGAACCAAGCCTTGAAGCCGCCTTTGTCGATTTTGGTGCTGAGCGCCACGGCTTTCTACCCCTCAAAGAAATCTCTAAAGAATACTTCTACCGCAACCCTGCCGATGGCAGCGGCGGTCGCGCCAAAATTAAAGATCTTGTCAAAGAAGGCACTCAGGTCATTGTTCAGGTAGAAAAGGAAGAGCGCGGCAATAAAGGCGCAGCCCTCACTACCTTTATAAGCCTCGCTGGCCGCTATATGGTCTTAATGCCCAACAACCCACGAGCCGGCGGCATCTCTCGCCGCATCGAGGGCGACGAGCGCACTGAATTACGCGACGCTTTAAACTCAATCAACATCCCCGATGCGATGGGCGTTATTGTCCGTACCGCTGGGGTTGGCCGCAGCTCAGAAGAGCTGCAGTGGGATTTAGATTATTTGCTGCACCTCTGGTCGGCAATCAAGCAAGCATCTGAGGAGCGCAAGGCACCGATCCTGATCCTGCAAGAAAGCAACGTCATTATCCGTGCTATTCGCGACTATCTTCGCGACGATATCGACCAAGTTTTAATCGACTCAGAAGAGTCCTACAACGAAGCCATGCATTTCGTTGAGCAGGTAATGCCGCACTTTAAGAGCAAGATTCGCCTGTATAAGGATCAAGTACCCCTCTTCAACCGCTACCAAATCGAAAGCCAAATCGAATCGGCTTTCCAGCGTGAAGTGCAACTCCCCTCTGGCGGCTCGATTGTTATCGATCCTACCGAAGCATTGGTTTCTATCGATATTAACTCGGCCCGCGCTACGAAGGGCGGAGACATTGAAGAAACTGCTCTGCAAACCAATTTAGAAGCAGCTGACGAGATTGCTCGCCAGCTGCGGCTGCGCGATATCGGCGGCTTAATTGTTGTCGATTTCATCGACATGCTGGCGGCAAAAAACCAGCGGGAAGTCGAGAATCGCGTTCGCGATGCGATGGAGCCAGACCGCGCCCGCATTCAAATCGGCCGTATCTCTCGCTTTGGCTTATTAGAAATGTCTCGCCAGCGCCTGCGTCCGTCACTGGGTGAAACCAGCGCCAAAGTCTGCCCACGCTGCAGCGGTCAGGGTACTATTCGCGACACCAACTCTCTCGCACTATCCATTCTTCGCCTCGTCGAAGAGGAAGCAAACAAAGAGAAAAGCGCTGAAATTCGCGCCATTGTGCCAGTCAATGTTGCATCGTACTTGCTTAACGAAAAGCGCACCGCAATATACGATATCGAGCAACGCAGCGGCGTGCGGGTCATGGTTATCCCAACTCCAGCGCTCGACACCCCCCACTTTGAAGTGGTTCGCCTGCGCGAAAGCGATCTCGGTGACGAACAAGAGATCAGCTACAAGATAGTAGCCGACCTCGAAGCCGAAAAAGAAATCTCTGACGAAGTTGTTTCGACACCTGCACCCGCTGCCGCCGTCGTTCGCACCCTCGCCCCCAAGGCCCCAGCACCCGCTGCCACCGAAGCGGTAGCAGCAAAAACCCCTGCGACACCTGCCGCAACCGGCGAAGGCTTTTTCAGCAAACTAGGCAAAAGCCTAAGCGGGCTATTTAAAACCGCCGAGCCCGAGCCAGAGCCCGAACCAGCGCCAGCACCCAAACGCCGCAACGAAGGCAACCGCAATAGCAACAACCCTCGTCAGGGAAATCGCAACAATCGTGGTGGTCGCAATCGCCGCAGCCCCGACCAGCGTCAAGCGCGCGACGATAACCGAGTAACTGATAACCGCAGCAACCGCGTCGAGGCCCAAGCAGCTAAAGTAGAGGCGCCAATCGAAGCGGCTGAAACACCAGCGAACACCGAGAATGAAGGCCAAGCGAGACCAAAGCGCCGCCCAGGCAACCGCAGACCGCGCAATCAGCAAGAGCGTCGTCGGACCCCTGCGCCCAGCGATGACACCGCCGTCGCTACTGAGAATCAAGTAAACAACAAGGCGACGGACGCTACTGATGCCGCTATTGCGGAAAAAGCAGCAACCGCAACGCCAGAAACCAAGCCCGCAAATACCGCTCCAGCGGCAAAAAAACCCACGGCTGAAGAGAATGAGTTCACGCCGATCACCCCAACAACCACCGCTCGCTTTGTTCCAGAGCAAAACGAGACCGTAGCAACAGAGGCGCCACCAAGCCCTGCTGTTGCCGCCGAAAAGACCACAGAGAACACTGTGCAGACTGAAGCAGCTCCAATTGCAGCGCCCACCCCAGAGCCCGTCATTGCAGCGCCAGCACCAGAAGCTGTCACAATTAAGCCAGCGGAACCTGTCGCCAGCACATTTAGCGAGCCAGCTCCCGCGCCAGAAGCTACCGTAGAAACGGCAGCAGCCTCTGAGGTCGTCGCTGCACCCGAGGTCGCTACGAGCGCAGATAAAGAAATACCAGCCACGGTAGCGAGCGCGGAAATCGAGACCGAGGCAGATACGTCACCACAGGCTAAGCCAGCTGCGGAAAAAATCGCTAAACCGGTGAGTAAGCCTGTCGCAAAGACGCCTGCTAGCGAAACAGCAGCTGTCAAGCCACGGCCTGTAGGCCGCGCAAGCAATGACCCAAGAGTGGCGCCAAAACCGCTAAAAGCCCTTGAGATCGTTACATCGCAGCCGCAAGCACCGAAACTCGATCCAAGCATAATTGCTCAACCTAGCCCGAATCGCCCTGCTGCACCCCGAGCAGCAAACGATCCGCGCAATTAA
- the tusD gene encoding sulfurtransferase complex subunit TusD, giving the protein MSLSFALLVSGQPCTDQSSLTALRFCQAALDSGHQIYRVFFFNDGVHCANRFTTPPQDEIAVPKQWTNLQKTFDLDLVVCISSALRRGIVDAKEAARYELDGHNLADGFSIGGLGQWVDACQNADRVIRFGGNAQ; this is encoded by the coding sequence ATGAGCCTCAGTTTCGCTTTACTCGTCAGCGGCCAACCCTGTACCGACCAATCTAGCTTAACTGCCCTACGTTTTTGCCAAGCAGCCCTCGATAGTGGTCATCAAATTTACCGGGTATTTTTCTTTAACGATGGTGTGCATTGCGCCAATCGCTTTACGACGCCTCCTCAAGATGAAATTGCGGTACCGAAGCAGTGGACAAACTTGCAGAAAACCTTTGATTTAGATTTAGTTGTCTGTATTTCCAGTGCGCTGCGCCGCGGCATTGTGGACGCAAAAGAAGCTGCCCGCTACGAACTTGACGGCCACAACTTGGCTGATGGCTTTAGCATTGGCGGCCTAGGTCAGTGGGTAGACGCATGCCAAAATGCTGACCGCGTCATTCGCTTTGGCGGTAATGCCCAGTGA
- the rpmF gene encoding 50S ribosomal protein L32, with translation MAVQKSKVTRSRRGQRRSHDALTGPTLSVDQTSGEKHLRHNITADGFFRGRKVVAGKDD, from the coding sequence ATGGCTGTTCAAAAAAGTAAAGTGACACGTTCACGTCGGGGTCAGCGTCGTTCGCATGACGCATTGACTGGTCCAACTTTGTCTGTGGATCAGACCAGCGGTGAGAAGCATCTCCGTCACAATATCACTGCGGATGGCTTTTTCCGTGGTCGCAAAGTTGTCGCTGGTAAAGACGACTAA
- a CDS encoding YceD family protein, which translates to MQRQPLPKFVDARKFVAGGMEIHASQQVADLSRFAAGLANTSGSVDVDLRFFRSEQGFKCIVGTAVSQVDVLCQRCMEAMPICIEAEFNLAIVWTDEQAKALPKSLDPLILGEDEDLVLADLLQDELIINTPFVSYHDDAVCKVFELESEPEPVKVISDAEEGDTPFAILGQLKPRD; encoded by the coding sequence ATGCAAAGACAGCCCCTACCTAAGTTCGTTGATGCTCGGAAATTTGTTGCTGGTGGCATGGAAATTCACGCCTCGCAACAGGTCGCTGATCTCAGCCGGTTTGCTGCCGGACTCGCTAATACTAGCGGTTCGGTAGACGTAGACTTGCGCTTTTTTCGAAGTGAGCAGGGGTTTAAGTGTATAGTCGGTACTGCTGTCAGTCAGGTTGATGTTCTGTGTCAACGCTGCATGGAAGCAATGCCTATATGCATTGAGGCTGAATTTAATTTAGCCATTGTGTGGACAGACGAGCAAGCCAAAGCACTGCCGAAATCACTGGATCCTTTGATTTTAGGCGAAGACGAAGATTTGGTTTTAGCGGATTTGCTGCAGGATGAGCTGATCATTAATACTCCTTTTGTTAGCTATCACGATGACGCTGTTTGTAAAGTGTTTGAACTGGAATCAGAACCTGAGCCAGTTAAAGTGATAAGCGATGCAGAGGAAGGCGATACGCCGTTTGCTATTTTGGGGCAGTTAAAACCCCGCGATTAA
- a CDS encoding glycosyl transferase family protein: MMEHPFAQYVRILGKGKTGSRSLSADEAYAAMGMIMRGEVEDVQLGAFLMLLRVKEESCEELAGFVRAIRETLNAPVIAADLDWASYAGKRRQQPWYLLAALALADSGLRVFMHGAAGHTADRVYSEQVLNALGEPCAQDWQDVSLKLDSRNFAYLPLGRFSLPLQRMIDLRAQFGLRSPVHTLSRLLNPLAADYSIQSIFHPAYADNHQQAAALLAQAHAVVFKGEAGEAERKPEATCRVKTVHNGVLAESEWPRMIEGRQEKLETLALSDLLNAWRDDDVTEYGRLAIQGTIAIALQLRNPELSQTECLASAQSIWQQRNRKRLTATATESI; encoded by the coding sequence ATGATGGAACACCCTTTTGCGCAATATGTTCGCATTCTCGGTAAAGGCAAGACTGGATCGCGCTCGCTCAGTGCTGACGAAGCCTACGCCGCAATGGGCATGATTATGCGGGGCGAGGTTGAAGACGTGCAGCTAGGCGCCTTTCTTATGCTGCTGCGGGTAAAAGAAGAAAGTTGCGAAGAGCTGGCAGGGTTTGTGCGCGCAATTCGCGAAACCCTCAATGCACCCGTAATTGCGGCAGATTTAGACTGGGCAAGCTACGCCGGCAAGCGGCGCCAACAGCCCTGGTATCTCCTCGCCGCACTCGCGTTGGCCGACAGCGGTTTGCGGGTATTCATGCACGGCGCAGCAGGCCACACTGCCGACCGAGTTTATAGCGAGCAGGTGCTAAACGCCTTGGGCGAGCCCTGCGCTCAGGACTGGCAGGATGTCAGCCTAAAGCTAGACAGCCGCAACTTTGCTTACTTGCCCCTCGGGCGCTTCTCCTTGCCCCTGCAGCGCATGATCGATCTCCGCGCGCAGTTTGGCCTGCGCTCACCAGTACACACCTTATCTCGGCTGCTTAATCCACTAGCAGCGGATTACTCAATACAAAGTATTTTTCACCCTGCCTACGCTGACAACCACCAACAAGCCGCCGCTTTATTAGCGCAAGCCCACGCCGTTGTCTTTAAAGGCGAAGCGGGTGAAGCCGAGCGCAAGCCCGAGGCAACTTGCCGAGTAAAAACTGTTCACAATGGTGTATTAGCAGAATCGGAATGGCCGCGCATGATCGAGGGCCGCCAAGAAAAACTTGAGACTTTAGCCCTAAGCGATCTATTAAACGCGTGGCGTGACGATGACGTTACCGAATATGGTCGCCTCGCCATTCAAGGCACTATCGCCATCGCTTTGCAATTACGCAATCCCGAGCTGAGTCAAACAGAATGCCTCGCGAGTGCCCAATCAATATGGCAACAGCGTAACCGCAAGCGGCTTACCGCCACAGCCACGGAATCAATATGA
- the tusC gene encoding sulfurtransferase complex subunit TusC: MTFLYLFTRAPYGHSIAREALDMALASAAFDQHVSLVFAQDAIYQLLNTQDKGNTEKKPHIGVINALPLYEIENIYYLSDDCTSRNISATNLAPHAKALSATELADLMRSADRIQSF; encoded by the coding sequence GTGACATTTTTGTATTTGTTTACACGAGCACCCTACGGTCACAGCATTGCCCGAGAAGCATTGGATATGGCTTTGGCCAGCGCCGCATTCGATCAACACGTCAGCCTCGTTTTTGCTCAAGATGCGATTTATCAATTACTCAATACGCAAGATAAAGGCAATACCGAAAAAAAACCGCATATCGGTGTAATCAATGCTCTGCCGCTGTACGAAATTGAGAATATCTATTACCTTAGTGACGACTGCACGAGCAGAAACATATCAGCCACAAACTTGGCACCCCACGCTAAAGCCCTCTCCGCCACAGAACTCGCTGACTTAATGCGCAGCGCCGATCGAATACAGAGTTTTTAG
- a CDS encoding EAL and HDOD domain-containing protein produces the protein MSDSSTLLMARQPILDRYGKTVAYELLCRSVEIDSLKSQNENGTMATGEVLIGAFHDLGIDAITNGLPAFVNLTESWLCNPPAVQAQQLVCEVLEYISATPANIEAVQQLRKLGFKVALDDYIGDPEQGKWLPYVDIVKVDISDLLPGYSSASLLQQHQRDGLIWLAEKVETVKEFERCKEEGYSLFQGFFFSRPAPLFGKRNNDSQFAVMRLLKVLSNDENTMLDISSAIQSDPQLSYRILQFMNSASVAKVTEITSVHHAATMAGVNRIKSWATMLALGRLDHKPRALLEQALSRAYLCQLLAQKHGDADQHTAYTTGMFSLLDAFIDIPLEDVCSKLGLSATMTAALLDHSGAYGEILDLAIALSKGNWPQITALSPDISLADLADIQSKAFTEVSQQLRLTGLS, from the coding sequence ATGAGTGACAGCAGCACACTGCTAATGGCCCGCCAACCCATACTAGATAGGTACGGAAAAACCGTAGCCTATGAATTGCTTTGCCGCTCAGTCGAAATAGACTCACTAAAATCACAAAACGAAAATGGCACTATGGCGACGGGCGAAGTTTTAATTGGCGCCTTTCATGACCTCGGCATCGACGCCATTACCAATGGGCTCCCCGCTTTCGTTAATCTCACTGAGTCTTGGTTGTGCAACCCTCCCGCAGTGCAAGCCCAACAGCTCGTCTGTGAAGTGCTTGAATATATCTCTGCCACACCAGCCAATATTGAAGCCGTTCAGCAACTTCGTAAGCTCGGCTTTAAAGTCGCCCTAGATGACTATATTGGCGACCCCGAACAGGGCAAATGGCTCCCCTACGTTGACATCGTTAAAGTGGATATAAGTGATTTATTACCCGGCTACAGTTCTGCATCATTGCTGCAGCAACACCAGCGCGATGGCTTGATTTGGCTAGCAGAAAAGGTTGAAACCGTTAAAGAGTTTGAGCGCTGCAAAGAAGAAGGCTACAGTCTTTTTCAGGGCTTTTTCTTCAGTCGGCCAGCCCCTTTATTCGGTAAACGCAACAATGACAGCCAATTTGCGGTTATGCGCTTATTGAAAGTATTAAGCAATGACGAAAACACGATGCTGGATATCAGCAGCGCGATTCAAAGCGACCCACAGCTAAGCTACCGCATTCTGCAGTTCATGAACTCGGCCAGCGTTGCAAAAGTGACAGAAATCACCTCGGTGCATCATGCGGCCACCATGGCTGGAGTCAATCGCATAAAGTCGTGGGCCACTATGCTGGCGCTGGGTCGCCTAGACCACAAACCCCGCGCCCTGTTAGAGCAAGCACTATCGCGCGCCTATTTGTGCCAATTGCTCGCGCAAAAACATGGCGACGCAGATCAGCACACCGCATACACTACTGGCATGTTTTCACTGCTAGACGCCTTTATAGACATCCCGCTGGAAGACGTTTGCTCAAAACTTGGCTTATCCGCAACCATGACGGCGGCCCTCCTCGATCACTCGGGAGCTTACGGTGAAATTCTCGACCTTGCAATTGCCCTAAGCAAGGGCAATTGGCCCCAAATTACAGCCTTATCGCCCGATATTAGCCTAGCGGACCTTGCCGATATTCAAAGTAAAGCATTTACCGAGGTTAGCCAGCAATTAAGATTAACTGGATTAAGCTAA
- the tusB gene encoding sulfurtransferase complex subunit TusB, with amino-acid sequence MSDGDALILIEDAVVLAATQITLEHRNIRISALSDDVDRRGISPIAAITLVDYPGFVALCAQHRHCLSW; translated from the coding sequence ATGAGCGACGGTGATGCTCTTATCCTTATCGAAGACGCCGTCGTGCTTGCCGCAACACAAATTACACTTGAGCACCGCAATATTCGTATTTCGGCATTGAGCGACGACGTTGATCGTCGCGGAATAAGCCCAATTGCGGCGATAACGCTGGTCGACTACCCTGGCTTTGTCGCGCTCTGCGCGCAGCACCGTCACTGCTTGAGCTGGTAA
- a CDS encoding Maf family protein, with the protein MPPATPQPLPLILASGSSYRRILLEKIGLHPHCHATNIDESPLPNETATALARRLSISKALSAAESFPCALIIASDQCAELDGQILGKPGTRARAQNQLSKCSGREVLFHTGICLLNSQTGKQHISVETVTVAFRTLNSLGIERYTEREPALDCAGSFKAEGLGISLFRHIHSDDPNTLIGLPLIRLIDFLKEEDYPLL; encoded by the coding sequence ATGCCGCCAGCCACACCACAGCCACTCCCCTTGATCTTGGCATCGGGCTCCAGCTATCGACGTATACTGCTGGAAAAAATCGGACTGCACCCCCACTGCCACGCCACCAATATCGACGAGTCACCACTACCCAACGAGACAGCGACCGCGCTGGCGAGACGACTAAGCATCAGCAAAGCACTTAGCGCAGCTGAATCGTTTCCCTGTGCACTCATCATCGCCAGCGACCAATGCGCGGAGCTAGATGGACAAATTCTCGGCAAACCCGGCACCAGGGCTCGCGCTCAAAACCAGCTCAGCAAATGCTCTGGCCGCGAAGTACTCTTTCACACCGGAATTTGCTTACTAAACAGCCAAACCGGCAAGCAGCACATTAGCGTAGAAACGGTAACGGTGGCATTTCGCACCCTCAACTCCTTAGGAATTGAGCGTTACACCGAGAGAGAACCCGCCCTCGACTGCGCTGGCAGCTTTAAAGCAGAGGGACTCGGCATTAGCCTATTTCGGCACATCCACAGCGATGACCCAAACACCCTAATAGGCCTACCACTGATCCGGCTTATCGACTTTTTAAAAGAAGAAGACTACCCCCTACTATAA